Proteins encoded together in one Halalkaliarchaeum sp. AArc-CO window:
- a CDS encoding NYN domain-containing protein, whose product MNIVDRFRTPSKPTGVALFVDGPNVLREEFDVDLDDVRAAAENRGPLVATRLYLDEHATPGLIQAAEARGFEVIVTSGDVDVKLAVDATAFAIEGRAETIAIASRDTDFKPVLEAANRHGCRTFAIAPGTHGRSDALRNAATDSVTLGE is encoded by the coding sequence ATGAACATCGTGGACAGGTTTCGAACCCCGTCGAAGCCCACCGGCGTCGCGCTGTTCGTCGACGGTCCCAACGTGCTCCGCGAGGAGTTCGACGTCGACCTGGACGACGTTCGAGCGGCAGCAGAAAACCGGGGACCGCTGGTCGCCACGCGGCTGTATCTCGACGAACACGCCACCCCCGGGCTGATCCAGGCGGCGGAGGCTCGCGGGTTCGAGGTGATCGTCACGAGCGGCGACGTCGACGTGAAACTCGCCGTCGACGCGACTGCCTTCGCGATCGAAGGACGCGCCGAAACCATCGCCATCGCCTCCAGGGACACCGACTTCAAACCGGTTCTGGAGGCGGCCAACCGCCACGGTTGCCGGACGTTCGCGATCGCGCCGGGAACTCACGGTCGATCGGACGCGCTTCGCAACGCCGCGACCGACAGCGTCACACTCGGCGAATAG
- the gcvT gene encoding glycine cleavage system aminomethyltransferase GcvT, translated as MASRETPLHGTHDDLGAKFTDFGGWQMPVEFDSIRVEHAAVREEAGIFDVSHMGQIEVSGPDATTLMQRLTTNDVTALDPGESQYSAITRTDGVIIDDTIVYRYPDGEAAGAADDETSFLFIPNAGHDEQMYDRWVDYRDDEALDATVENTTESWGMVAVQGPDAPRLVADAVTELEESAPASSVSEFSRNEAGFGTIAGARCFIAKTGYTGEPGFEVMCPTDAAVDVWGAFDCQPCGLGARDTLRIEKGFLLSGEDFHPEDEPHTPYEAGIGFAVKLDTEFIGRDALEAQKEEGIEERFTGVKLLDRGVPRGGYELRADGEPVGHLTSGTMSPTLSEPIALGYLSTDCEEGDQISVVVRGDEKRAKVVTPPFV; from the coding sequence ATGGCATCACGCGAAACGCCGCTGCACGGAACACACGACGATCTAGGAGCGAAGTTCACCGACTTCGGCGGGTGGCAGATGCCCGTCGAGTTCGACTCGATCCGGGTCGAACACGCGGCCGTTCGGGAGGAGGCCGGCATCTTCGACGTCTCACACATGGGACAGATCGAGGTGTCGGGCCCCGACGCGACGACGCTGATGCAGCGACTGACGACCAACGACGTGACCGCCCTCGACCCCGGAGAGTCACAGTACTCGGCGATCACCCGAACGGACGGCGTCATCATCGACGACACGATCGTCTACCGGTATCCGGACGGCGAAGCCGCCGGCGCCGCGGACGACGAGACGTCGTTTTTGTTCATCCCGAACGCCGGCCACGACGAACAGATGTACGACCGGTGGGTCGACTATCGCGACGACGAGGCGCTGGATGCGACGGTCGAAAACACTACCGAGTCGTGGGGAATGGTCGCGGTGCAGGGTCCCGACGCCCCGAGACTCGTCGCCGACGCAGTCACCGAACTCGAGGAGTCGGCGCCGGCAAGCTCCGTCTCGGAGTTCTCCCGGAACGAGGCCGGCTTCGGGACTATCGCGGGGGCACGTTGCTTCATCGCCAAGACCGGATACACCGGCGAGCCCGGGTTCGAGGTGATGTGCCCGACCGACGCCGCAGTCGACGTGTGGGGGGCGTTCGACTGTCAGCCGTGTGGCCTCGGCGCCCGCGACACCCTCCGGATCGAGAAGGGGTTCCTCCTGTCCGGCGAGGACTTCCACCCCGAAGACGAACCGCACACGCCCTACGAAGCCGGCATCGGCTTTGCAGTCAAACTCGACACGGAATTCATCGGTCGCGACGCCCTCGAGGCGCAGAAGGAAGAAGGCATCGAGGAGCGGTTCACCGGCGTCAAACTGCTGGACCGGGGCGTCCCCCGCGGCGGTTACGAACTCCGCGCCGACGGCGAACCGGTCGGACACCTCACGTCGGGAACTATGAGCCCGACGCTTTCGGAACCGATCGCGCTGGGATATCTCTCGACTGACTGTGAGGAGGGAGACCAGATCTCGGTCGTCGTCCGCGGCGACGAGAAGCGCGCGAAGGTCGTCACGCCCCCGTTCGTCTGA
- a CDS encoding universal stress protein has translation MYDRILIPTDGSPAAEAAIEHAIDIAEKYDATVHALFVVDGAAYSTLEAGAEIVMEALESEGKRAVERIAEIADDAGLDCETSVVSGTAYRSIREYIDDHDIDLVVMGTHGRRGIDRYLLGSVTERVVRTSDVPVLTVRKPAE, from the coding sequence ATGTACGACCGAATCCTGATCCCGACGGACGGGAGCCCGGCGGCCGAGGCGGCGATCGAACACGCGATCGACATCGCGGAGAAGTACGACGCGACGGTTCACGCGCTGTTCGTCGTGGACGGTGCAGCCTACTCGACGCTCGAGGCGGGCGCCGAAATCGTGATGGAGGCGCTGGAATCCGAGGGAAAACGGGCGGTCGAACGCATCGCCGAAATCGCAGACGACGCCGGTCTCGACTGCGAAACGAGCGTCGTATCGGGGACGGCCTACCGATCCATCCGCGAGTACATCGACGATCACGACATCGATCTCGTGGTGATGGGGACACACGGCCGCCGGGGGATCGACAGGTATCTCCTGGGTTCGGTCACCGAGCGAGTCGTTCGGACGTCCGACGTGCCAGTGTTGACCGTTCGAAAGCCGGCCGAGTGA
- the gatB gene encoding Asp-tRNA(Asn)/Glu-tRNA(Gln) amidotransferase subunit GatB: MSAQAAEKDLAVVIGLEVHVQLETATKIFCGCSTDAADGEEPNSRTCPTCLGLPGSLPVLNEAAVEAAVKIAKALDAEIPERTTFHRKNYYYPDLPKNFQLTQYDAPICANGELEISVEGTRRSIGITRAHLEEDPGSLDHVGGGIDTADYTLVDYNRAGTPLVEIVTEPDFRSPAETRAFLAKLEEVLEYLGVFDPERDGSLRVDANISMVPGDAVDDGGRIAEEALSTANRTEVKNISSHKGAEKALAYEVTRQRNAIRRGREIEQETRHWDESRGITVSMRTKEAEKDYRYFREADLPPLAVAGWRDRIPIPELPDARRERFREEYGLDAESASKLTSTKEVADFFEDVAAEFDPDLAATWVADNLLGELHYRDMEITDVAGRLDEFTRLIELVDGEEVTVKNAEEIVLRTMLDEGRSPDEIVDREGLGKTGGEAVAAAVTEAIEENPEAVEDYLAGEGGAINFLVGQVMQKTGGSADPGDVNQLLRERLDD; encoded by the coding sequence ATGAGCGCGCAGGCCGCCGAGAAAGACCTCGCGGTCGTCATCGGCCTCGAGGTCCACGTCCAGCTGGAGACGGCAACGAAGATCTTCTGTGGCTGTTCTACGGACGCCGCCGACGGGGAGGAACCGAACAGTCGAACGTGTCCGACCTGCCTCGGGCTCCCCGGATCGCTCCCGGTGCTCAACGAGGCCGCAGTCGAAGCCGCCGTCAAGATCGCGAAGGCGCTCGACGCCGAGATTCCGGAACGGACCACGTTCCACCGCAAGAACTACTACTACCCCGACCTGCCGAAGAACTTCCAGCTCACCCAGTACGACGCCCCGATCTGTGCAAACGGCGAACTGGAGATTAGCGTCGAGGGGACTCGCCGGTCGATCGGGATCACGCGAGCACACCTCGAGGAGGACCCCGGCAGCCTCGACCACGTCGGCGGTGGGATCGACACCGCCGACTACACGCTCGTCGACTACAACCGGGCGGGGACGCCCCTCGTCGAAATCGTGACGGAGCCGGACTTCCGGTCGCCCGCCGAGACCAGAGCGTTTCTGGCGAAACTCGAGGAAGTGCTGGAGTACCTCGGCGTGTTCGATCCCGAACGGGACGGGAGCCTCCGGGTCGACGCCAACATCTCGATGGTTCCCGGCGACGCCGTCGACGACGGCGGTCGAATCGCCGAGGAAGCGCTCTCGACGGCCAACCGAACGGAGGTGAAGAATATCTCCAGTCACAAAGGGGCCGAGAAGGCGCTCGCCTACGAGGTGACCCGCCAGCGGAACGCCATCAGACGGGGACGGGAGATCGAACAGGAGACACGCCACTGGGACGAGTCACGCGGGATCACCGTCTCCATGCGGACCAAGGAGGCGGAGAAGGACTACCGCTACTTCCGTGAGGCCGACCTGCCGCCGCTTGCGGTCGCCGGCTGGCGCGACCGGATCCCGATCCCGGAGCTGCCGGACGCCCGCCGCGAACGGTTCCGCGAGGAGTACGGGCTCGACGCCGAATCCGCCTCGAAACTCACCTCGACCAAAGAGGTCGCCGACTTCTTCGAGGACGTCGCAGCAGAGTTCGACCCCGACCTCGCGGCCACCTGGGTGGCCGACAACCTGCTCGGGGAACTGCACTACCGCGACATGGAGATCACCGACGTGGCCGGCCGTCTCGATGAGTTCACCCGCCTGATCGAACTCGTCGACGGCGAGGAAGTGACGGTCAAGAACGCCGAGGAGATCGTCCTCCGGACGATGCTCGACGAGGGGCGCTCGCCCGACGAGATCGTCGACCGCGAGGGGCTCGGCAAGACGGGCGGCGAGGCGGTCGCCGCCGCCGTGACCGAAGCGATCGAGGAGAACCCGGAGGCGGTCGAGGACTACCTGGCCGGCGAGGGCGGCGCGATCAACTTCCTCGTCGGACAGGTGATGCAGAAAACGGGCGGCAGCGCCGATCCGGGGGACGTCAATCAGCTGTTGCGCGAACGACTGGACGACTGA
- a CDS encoding transcription initiation factor IIB has translation MERPNRQRQQQREAEQESDESVNCPECGSEEVVADADQGELVCDDCGLVIDERQIDRGPEWRAFNHSERQSKSRVGAPITETMHDKGLTTTIDWKDKDAYGRSISSKKRSQMHRLRKWQERIRTKDAGERNLQFALSEIDRMASALGVPRSVREVASVIYRRALDEDLIRGRSIEGVATAALYAACRQEGIPRSLDEVAEVSRVPQKEIGRTYRYISQELGLELKPVDPKQFVPRFASALELSEEVQAKATEIIDVSAEQGLLSGKSPTGFAAAAIYAASLLCNEKKTQREVADVAQVTEVTIRNRYQEQIEAMGFR, from the coding sequence ATGGAACGTCCGAACAGGCAGCGCCAACAGCAGCGAGAAGCCGAACAGGAATCGGACGAATCCGTCAATTGCCCGGAATGTGGCTCCGAGGAGGTCGTCGCGGACGCGGATCAGGGGGAACTCGTCTGCGACGACTGCGGGCTCGTCATCGACGAACGACAGATCGACCGCGGACCGGAATGGCGGGCGTTCAACCACTCAGAACGACAGTCCAAGTCGCGCGTCGGCGCCCCGATCACGGAGACGATGCACGACAAGGGGTTGACGACGACGATCGACTGGAAGGACAAAGACGCCTACGGGCGGTCGATCTCCTCGAAGAAGCGCTCCCAGATGCACCGGCTGCGAAAGTGGCAGGAACGCATCCGCACCAAGGACGCCGGCGAGCGCAACCTCCAGTTTGCCCTCTCGGAGATCGACCGCATGGCCTCCGCGCTCGGTGTACCGCGCTCGGTACGGGAAGTCGCCTCCGTCATCTACCGTCGCGCGCTCGATGAAGACCTCATCCGCGGCCGCTCCATCGAGGGCGTCGCCACCGCCGCCCTCTACGCCGCGTGTCGTCAGGAGGGCATTCCCCGATCGCTCGACGAGGTCGCAGAAGTTTCGCGGGTACCACAAAAGGAGATCGGCCGGACGTATCGATACATCTCCCAGGAACTCGGCCTCGAACTGAAGCCGGTCGATCCCAAGCAGTTCGTCCCCCGGTTTGCGTCGGCGCTGGAACTCTCCGAGGAGGTACAGGCGAAGGCGACCGAGATCATCGACGTCTCGGCCGAACAGGGCCTCCTCTCGGGGAAATCCCCCACCGGGTTCGCCGCCGCCGCCATCTACGCCGCCTCGCTTCTGTGCAACGAGAAGAAAACCCAGCGCGAAGTCGCCGACGTCGCCCAGGTCACCGAAGTCACCATCCGAAACCGCTACCAGGAACAGATCGAAGCGATGGGCTTCAGGTAG
- the gcvH gene encoding glycine cleavage system protein GcvH has translation MSFEIPDDLRYRDTHEWTTTGDTVRFGISDFAQDELGDIVFVELPDVGDTVEQAGEFGVVESIKAVSDVYAPVSGEVTAVNDAVFDQPELVNDDPYGDGWLVEIEVSDEGEFDDLLGADEYEAQIE, from the coding sequence ATGAGCTTCGAAATACCCGACGACCTGCGGTACAGGGACACACACGAGTGGACGACGACCGGCGACACGGTTCGGTTCGGCATCAGCGACTTCGCCCAGGACGAACTCGGCGACATCGTCTTCGTGGAACTGCCGGACGTCGGCGACACGGTCGAGCAGGCCGGGGAGTTCGGCGTGGTCGAATCCATCAAGGCGGTCTCGGACGTTTACGCCCCCGTCTCGGGGGAAGTGACGGCCGTAAACGACGCCGTCTTCGACCAGCCGGAACTCGTCAACGACGACCCGTACGGGGACGGCTGGCTCGTCGAGATCGAAGTGAGCGACGAGGGAGAATTCGACGATCTTCTCGGCGCAGACGAGTACGAAGCACAGATCGAGTGA
- a CDS encoding DUF63 family protein yields the protein MSSLPDRLYRNPEGAWAATVAGIVAVLGVGYLLFPRLVYDRFIWQYFWGPVAADGHGATCTARSGGTVEYLQGTQACAEADAASQIVAYPGYTPVSSLGYITVLLIALAGVYVLLKRLDIGTDRRFFYALFPFMLFGGALRTVEDAGVSAVRAGAEPLVAFPYSALIISPFIYVTVFLLTLACVLAAYSAAERGMVDRYDYALFGLGSVVLVLTIGYLGYLAVTTEFTEFHVQVLVVTLFIATAATWGTWRLIARFAPGINAGTGWMGFVIIWGHAVDGVANVIGLNWMPTLGAGANLVPKHPINAAIVEYTGRFLPEAIVAVTGDAWPFLFVKLAAATFVVWIFEPEVMEESPRFSILLLVAVLAVGLGPGTRDMLRATFGV from the coding sequence ATGAGTAGCCTTCCCGATCGCCTCTATCGGAACCCGGAAGGGGCCTGGGCAGCCACGGTCGCCGGAATCGTGGCGGTGCTCGGCGTCGGATATCTGTTGTTCCCGCGACTCGTCTACGATCGGTTTATCTGGCAGTACTTCTGGGGGCCGGTCGCCGCCGACGGGCACGGCGCAACCTGCACAGCCCGGTCGGGCGGGACCGTCGAGTATCTCCAGGGCACTCAGGCCTGCGCGGAGGCCGACGCGGCGAGCCAGATCGTCGCCTACCCGGGATACACGCCGGTCTCGTCGCTCGGCTACATCACGGTGCTCCTGATAGCGCTCGCTGGCGTCTACGTGCTGCTCAAGCGACTCGACATCGGGACCGACCGGCGGTTCTTTTACGCGCTGTTCCCGTTCATGCTGTTCGGGGGGGCGCTTCGCACCGTCGAGGACGCCGGTGTCTCCGCCGTCCGGGCAGGGGCGGAGCCGCTCGTGGCATTCCCGTACAGCGCACTAATAATCAGCCCGTTCATCTACGTCACGGTGTTTCTCCTCACGCTCGCGTGCGTGCTCGCGGCGTATTCGGCGGCCGAACGCGGGATGGTCGACCGGTACGACTACGCGCTGTTCGGACTCGGAAGCGTCGTCCTGGTACTCACCATCGGATATCTCGGCTACCTTGCCGTAACGACGGAGTTCACCGAGTTCCACGTCCAGGTGCTCGTCGTGACGCTTTTCATCGCGACGGCCGCGACGTGGGGGACGTGGCGGCTGATCGCACGGTTCGCGCCCGGGATCAACGCCGGAACCGGATGGATGGGGTTCGTGATCATCTGGGGACACGCAGTCGACGGCGTCGCAAACGTGATCGGCCTCAACTGGATGCCGACACTCGGAGCAGGAGCAAACCTCGTTCCGAAACATCCCATAAACGCCGCGATCGTCGAGTACACGGGCCGGTTCCTTCCGGAGGCGATCGTCGCAGTCACCGGCGACGCGTGGCCGTTCCTGTTTGTCAAGCTCGCGGCGGCGACGTTCGTCGTCTGGATCTTCGAACCGGAGGTCATGGAGGAGTCCCCGCGGTTCTCGATCCTGCTGCTCGTTGCGGTGCTCGCGGTCGGGCTCGGACCCGGAACGCGCGACATGCTGCGGGCGACGTTCGGGGTGTAA
- the gcvPA gene encoding aminomethyl-transferring glycine dehydrogenase subunit GcvPA: MTTGGTPFAPHTDADVAAMLEAVGVDDESELFDIPEEVAFDGDLDIEARGEPAVKSEVRRTFARNDDLTEFLGRGHYSHYVPSLVDHLSLRAEFLTSYTQYQPEITQGFLQALFEYQSLIVELTGLEIANCSMYDGATALGEAATLASRLRQISGDTVLIPEQLRDGKQSVLENYCDGADLVVETYPMDDGAADVDAIRDRIGEDVVAVYAENPTVRGVIQEELSAVGDLADEHDALFVYGTDPVAMALLEQPAALGVDVVVGEADALGLPTSFGMGLGLFATKEEYLRQVPGRLVGASDDDAGNRAYTLTLQTREQHIRKERATSNICTNQAWVALRAAMHAALLGPTGLVDLATDAVENAAELSDRIDELSGFQAPVHDRHHFREFLVRSDQPAAAIAGDLESNGYAVHVVDDHLLQVCVDDTNEAAMDGLVAAFEEVAR; encoded by the coding sequence ATGACGACAGGTGGAACGCCGTTCGCACCGCACACGGACGCCGACGTGGCGGCGATGCTCGAGGCGGTCGGTGTCGACGACGAGTCGGAGCTGTTCGACATCCCCGAGGAGGTGGCCTTCGATGGCGACCTCGACATCGAGGCACGGGGAGAGCCCGCGGTCAAGTCCGAGGTTCGCCGGACGTTTGCTCGCAACGACGATCTGACGGAGTTCCTGGGCCGGGGACACTACTCGCATTACGTCCCCTCGCTCGTGGATCACCTCTCGTTGCGGGCAGAATTCCTGACGAGTTACACACAGTACCAGCCGGAGATCACACAGGGGTTCCTGCAGGCACTGTTCGAGTATCAGTCGTTGATCGTCGAACTCACCGGTCTCGAGATCGCCAACTGCTCGATGTACGACGGAGCGACGGCGCTGGGTGAGGCGGCAACGCTCGCCAGCCGGCTCCGGCAGATCTCAGGGGATACGGTGCTGATTCCCGAACAGCTCCGGGACGGGAAGCAGTCGGTGCTGGAAAACTACTGTGACGGTGCCGATCTCGTCGTCGAGACGTACCCGATGGACGACGGCGCAGCCGACGTCGACGCGATCCGAGACCGGATCGGCGAGGACGTCGTCGCCGTTTACGCCGAGAACCCGACTGTCCGCGGCGTTATCCAGGAGGAACTGTCCGCCGTCGGCGATCTCGCCGACGAACACGACGCCCTGTTCGTCTACGGCACCGATCCGGTCGCGATGGCGCTGCTCGAACAGCCCGCAGCGCTGGGTGTCGATGTCGTGGTTGGCGAGGCCGACGCGCTGGGGCTGCCCACGAGCTTCGGAATGGGTCTCGGCCTGTTTGCGACGAAAGAAGAGTACCTCAGACAGGTCCCGGGGCGACTCGTCGGGGCGAGCGACGACGACGCCGGCAACCGGGCGTACACGCTGACACTCCAGACCCGGGAACAGCACATCCGCAAGGAGCGGGCGACCTCGAACATCTGTACCAACCAGGCGTGGGTCGCGCTCCGGGCCGCAATGCACGCCGCGCTGCTCGGACCGACCGGACTCGTCGATCTGGCGACCGATGCTGTCGAGAACGCGGCCGAACTCTCCGATCGAATCGACGAGCTCTCCGGGTTCCAGGCCCCGGTCCACGATCGGCACCACTTCCGGGAGTTCCTCGTCCGGTCCGACCAGCCGGCCGCTGCCATCGCAGGCGACCTGGAATCCAATGGGTACGCGGTCCACGTCGTCGACGATCACCTGTTGCAGGTGTGCGTGGACGACACGAACGAGGCTGCCATGGACGGTCTCGTCGCGGCGTTCGAGGAGGTGGCACGATGA
- the gcvPB gene encoding aminomethyl-transferring glycine dehydrogenase subunit GcvPB has product MRHDQARYTREDKHEPLLSEKNETTVEIGDDSPLPGELTRDSLTLPEVSEPEVARHYTRLSQMNWSIDSGPYPLGSCTMKYNPRFTEDLAADPNAAVHPDRSSASVQGTLELYHSLQEYLAEIGGMDAVTLQPPAGAAGEFTGILIAKAYHEHHGNDKSEVIIPASAHGTNFATAALAGYDVVELPSNEEGRVDVEALEAAVSEDTAALMLTNPNTVGLFERDIVEIAEIVHDAGGVLYYDGANLNALLGRARPGDMGFDIMHYNVHKTFATPHGGGGPGAGPVGVVEELEQFLPEPQVREREGNYVLEEPDHSIGKVHGFMGNWLVLIKTYAYISRLGNEGLVDTSAKAVLNANYLASQIDLEVPYGPFHHEFAATSGDRDAADVAKRMLDYGVHPPTTKWPEMVPEAMLTEPTEIESKESVEDLAEAFNRAYGDSDETLESAPNRTTAARIDQASAARNPILSWHTLNDE; this is encoded by the coding sequence ATGAGACACGATCAGGCCCGTTACACGCGCGAGGACAAACACGAACCGCTGCTGTCTGAGAAAAACGAAACGACCGTCGAGATCGGGGACGACTCGCCGCTGCCCGGCGAGTTGACCCGCGATTCGCTGACCCTGCCGGAAGTGTCCGAGCCGGAAGTGGCGCGCCACTACACCCGGCTCTCGCAGATGAACTGGAGCATCGACTCCGGGCCGTATCCCCTGGGGTCGTGTACGATGAAGTACAACCCGCGGTTTACCGAGGACCTCGCGGCGGATCCGAACGCGGCTGTCCATCCCGACCGATCCTCTGCATCCGTCCAGGGGACACTGGAGCTGTATCACAGTCTCCAGGAGTATTTGGCCGAGATCGGCGGCATGGACGCAGTGACGCTCCAGCCGCCGGCCGGCGCGGCCGGCGAGTTCACCGGGATCCTCATCGCGAAGGCGTATCACGAACACCACGGCAACGACAAAAGCGAGGTCATCATCCCCGCCTCGGCACACGGGACGAACTTCGCGACCGCGGCGCTTGCAGGCTACGACGTCGTCGAACTCCCCTCCAACGAGGAGGGTCGCGTCGACGTCGAGGCGCTCGAGGCCGCGGTGTCGGAAGACACCGCCGCGCTCATGCTTACGAACCCGAACACGGTTGGGCTGTTCGAGCGCGACATCGTCGAAATCGCCGAGATCGTCCACGACGCCGGTGGCGTACTGTACTACGACGGCGCGAACCTGAACGCGCTGCTCGGACGCGCCCGGCCCGGCGACATGGGGTTCGATATCATGCACTACAACGTGCACAAGACGTTCGCCACCCCCCACGGCGGCGGCGGTCCGGGCGCGGGCCCGGTCGGCGTCGTCGAAGAACTCGAGCAGTTCCTCCCGGAACCGCAAGTTCGCGAGCGCGAGGGCAACTACGTTCTCGAGGAGCCCGACCACAGTATTGGAAAAGTCCACGGCTTCATGGGCAACTGGCTGGTGTTGATCAAAACCTACGCCTACATCAGCCGGCTCGGCAACGAGGGGCTCGTCGACACCAGTGCGAAGGCCGTGCTGAACGCGAACTACCTCGCGTCCCAGATCGACCTGGAGGTGCCGTACGGCCCGTTCCACCACGAGTTCGCGGCTACCTCCGGCGACCGCGACGCCGCAGACGTCGCAAAGCGGATGCTGGATTACGGGGTCCACCCGCCGACGACGAAGTGGCCGGAGATGGTTCCGGAGGCGATGCTCACCGAGCCGACCGAAATCGAGAGCAAAGAGTCCGTCGAGGACCTCGCAGAGGCGTTCAACCGGGCGTACGGCGACTCCGACGAAACGCTGGAGTCGGCGCCCAACCGAACGACCGCCGCCCGGATCGACCAGGCGTCGGCCGCACGGAATCCGATTCTCTCGTGGCACACGCTGAACGACGAGTGA
- a CDS encoding flippase activity-associated protein Agl23 — protein sequence MRRIDRVVAAVAAVAVAGMLARFVRLGARPFHWEEARVGYWTLRYADTGSYAYRPVGGGPLLYHLNETLFAVLPATDASARAAVALLGGGLALAALLFRSRLRDDETVALAVVLGFAPLLLYYSRFLRGDLPVAAFALIAVGLTVRAVDADDARFLYAAGVAAGLAVAASMQALGYLAAFAAAFVFAVDHRRVRDAEALSERRVAAVRSFADRWLGPVAGSALAFAATLFVAYVPRGSDLGPFALFEAALVEPFDAATGVYVAGREGTQFLDAVAFAGESLTVLGFPVLVAAAIGFFAQRYGIRADEGDGRSGFLIRWAGLAAGFGVLVFSLGNEVLASWVLVHVTVVLSIPAAVGIALLYRSARTALAADDAARLAAVLLVLLALAVPTVALAADAYATPVDPTVGAGDEYHDRFAHFAQPADDLEPLVGDIADAIGGTNHGEPGVGSPEVGSPDAVYVGDRFAVADERAFDAPPLSQEEAATFGERLPLPWYLERAGAQSESVASPDGLAQYVGDDADDDPPAVVLTTPEHRNAVAERLDGYQERSYRTALEDREVVVFLRG from the coding sequence ATGCGCCGGATCGACCGCGTCGTCGCGGCCGTCGCGGCCGTGGCAGTTGCCGGGATGCTCGCCCGGTTCGTCCGGCTGGGCGCGCGGCCGTTCCACTGGGAGGAGGCCCGCGTCGGCTACTGGACGCTCCGGTACGCCGACACCGGGAGCTACGCGTACCGACCGGTGGGCGGCGGTCCGCTGTTGTATCACCTCAACGAGACGCTGTTTGCGGTGCTGCCGGCGACGGACGCGAGCGCCCGCGCCGCGGTGGCGCTCCTGGGAGGTGGACTGGCGCTTGCCGCGTTGCTGTTCCGAAGCCGGCTCCGGGACGACGAGACCGTCGCACTCGCGGTTGTGCTCGGGTTCGCGCCCCTTTTGCTCTACTACAGCCGGTTTCTGCGCGGCGATCTCCCCGTCGCCGCGTTCGCCTTAATTGCAGTCGGCCTGACAGTTCGCGCAGTCGACGCGGACGACGCGCGGTTCCTCTACGCGGCCGGTGTCGCCGCCGGACTCGCCGTCGCCGCCTCGATGCAGGCACTGGGCTATCTCGCTGCGTTCGCGGCCGCGTTCGTCTTTGCGGTAGATCACCGGCGCGTGCGCGACGCGGAAGCGCTTTCGGAACGCCGAGTCGCGGCGGTTCGATCGTTCGCGGATCGCTGGCTCGGTCCAGTCGCCGGGAGCGCTCTGGCGTTTGCGGCGACGCTGTTCGTCGCGTACGTGCCGCGCGGCAGTGATCTCGGCCCGTTCGCGCTGTTCGAGGCCGCACTCGTGGAGCCGTTCGACGCCGCAACTGGTGTATACGTCGCCGGCCGGGAGGGAACGCAGTTCCTCGATGCGGTGGCGTTCGCCGGCGAGTCCCTGACGGTCCTTGGGTTTCCCGTGCTCGTCGCCGCCGCAATCGGCTTCTTCGCCCAGCGGTACGGGATTCGGGCCGACGAGGGTGACGGTAGATCTGGATTTTTGATCCGCTGGGCAGGGCTGGCTGCCGGGTTCGGTGTTCTGGTGTTCTCGCTCGGAAACGAGGTGCTCGCCTCCTGGGTGCTCGTCCACGTCACGGTCGTGCTTTCGATTCCGGCGGCGGTCGGGATCGCCCTGCTTTACCGGTCGGCCAGGACCGCGCTGGCGGCAGACGACGCCGCCCGCCTCGCTGCAGTGCTTTTGGTGTTGCTCGCCCTCGCCGTTCCGACGGTCGCGCTGGCGGCGGACGCGTACGCGACCCCGGTTGATCCGACAGTTGGCGCTGGGGACGAGTACCACGACCGATTCGCTCACTTCGCCCAGCCCGCCGACGACCTCGAACCCCTCGTCGGTGATATCGCCGACGCGATCGGCGGGACGAACCACGGAGAACCCGGAGTTGGGAGTCCGGAGGTCGGTAGCCCAGACGCCGTCTACGTCGGCGACCGGTTCGCGGTTGCCGACGAGCGTGCGTTCGACGCGCCGCCGCTGTCGCAGGAAGAGGCCGCCACGTTCGGCGAACGCCTCCCGCTGCCGTGGTATCTCGAACGCGCAGGTGCGCAGTCGGAAAGCGTTGCGTCCCCCGACGGACTCGCCCAGTACGTCGGCGACGACGCAGACGATGACCCGCCAGCGGTCGTGTTGACGACACCGGAGCACCGGAACGCAGTGGCCGAGCGACTCGACGGCTACCAGGAGCGGAGCTATCGGACGGCACTGGAAGACAGGGAAGTCGTCGTCTTCCTCCGCGGATAA